In Festucalex cinctus isolate MCC-2025b chromosome 1, RoL_Fcin_1.0, whole genome shotgun sequence, the sequence ttttcttcttagaAAATTTGgctagtaaaataaatacaaacccaCTTCTTGGTCGCTTTAACACATCAGTATGGGTAGTTTTTACCACTTGTTGGATCAAAATCTTGACTCAACAGGCTGGGTCAAATCCTCACCTCAGTGCTATGGCTATAAATACTGTAACCCCAAATTGGGTCTTTTTGCAGCCAGCGCTGAGTTAGCTATTTCATCCAATTTGGGCTAATTTTAACACAGCAGCTATAAGAGCGTAAAGGCATCGAAGAAACGCTTCACAACCTACTTCTCAGTGGAGCTTGTCCAAACAAGTCCAACAAGGAGTTATGACAAATGCCAAAAAGGGAGAAATAAATGAGCTCAAGACAGACAGAAGGTTTGGTTGGATCATTCCTGTGGTCACCTCTTGATGTGTGCTCGTACTGATGAGTCTGCACCACAGTTAATGGGAGAGATCCCAAAGCATTACAGAAGCTCAAACTGCTGCTAAGGCAGAATAATGCTCTTTTGTCAACGTCACTGGAAAAATATGCTCTACTTCATGTCAACTTTGTTTTTGCGTGTGGTTTAAATCACAACAACTTAGTCACAGAGGGAAAAGCAcgtttttaaacaactccctcTGGCTGTCATATATGGTAAACTATAAACTGCTTGTTGTACGGCATTGTGAACTTGACGGAAAATGGGCCATGTGTCAGAGCTCAGCAATGCCTTGGCACTGTCAGTCAGTTCATTTCACCCACAgggtactttttttcctgtctttctGCAATCATCACTCGTCCGCCTCAATAGCCCGCTCTCTGCAATTGGCCCGTCTGCTCGTCTCCGAGCTCCTAATATGAATCTCACGAGGAGGCTGTGGCCTGACAGGAGCGACAGCGTTTCCTCAGTCCAAGGCTGTGGATCTCATTCACGCCTGCGAGGCCTTCACGGAGCCAGCTGCTGCAGCAGGCGCTTTTTGTCTTTCCTTTTAATTGTTCCATATCAATCCGGGCGTTGAGAAATAAACATGCCAAACATTACAGGGGTTGCTTCTCCTGACCACTGGCTGACTCCGTTGAGCGCAGATGTTGATTACCCTGAGTCATTTCCAGCAAACATATGGCACGAAATATTACTTTCCAGAGAATTCTGTTTTTCACATCAAACTGTCTTGTGGTTATTGACTGTGCCAATTATCCcccggtctttttttttttcttggaacaGATGGATTTAATCAGTCTGTTTGGGTCCTGAGGGATGACATATGAGCTTTGTACATACTGTTTATGATGAGGAGGTCCGCAAGCAGACATGCAGAaagaatgtcaaaataaataagtagatgGTTCCTTCAAACAGACAAGCCCCCCAAAAGCTCACAGCGGTATCCGAATTATTTTCATTCATCTCACAAAACATTTGAGCGTGAGCTCTTACCTCTCTTGGTTGTCAGGAGTCCAGCAGATGCAGGTTGAAGGATCCAGGTCAGTATCTCAGCTCCATGCTCTCCTCACGCTCCCTGAGTCTTTTGCTCTCATTTGAGAATGAAGGCCTGCTCACAGCTGCCGCACAAGCCAAGCCGGCCCGGTAGGAGAAGACGAGAGGGTGGTCCATGCGCAAAAAGAGGGAGGCTGATGGTTTGGGTTCCTGAGTAGTCACAGGAAAGACGAGGCTTGGCCCTGCCTTCTTGCACTGATGTCATGTAACGTTTTGGTGAAGAGAAGCCACTCCTCCTTATTAAGTTTGCTCACAATTAGAAAAAGGTGAATAAAGAATTGTGTTGCTCACTATGAGACCGTGAGTGGTGAAAAGTCACACTTGAAATCAATCCCGCTGTCGTAATTTTTCTCGTTTATAGTTGTACAGCCGTGCATCAAATTCTCATCCTTCCttttttacattaatatgtATTTAAACTAAGAGAAGGAATAAACAATTTAAGGGGTTTAATTACGTTTGAAATATGTAAAGTGAGGACTAATGTAAAATTCAGATGCGTCTCAGTTTTGGGTGAGAAATTGTGGAATAGTCTTGATGATGAGCTGAAGCTTTGTACTTCCTCATTGGTGTTTATGGAGAATATCAAATATAACATCATTTTAATGCCTATAGTGCCATagacaaaatgtaaaatattaaggcaCTTTGGTGTCCGTGGAATGATTATTtgctttgttgcattttttgtgACTTCATGTGAATGTGAACATTCCCTGAATGCGAATGTATAGGactgttttgaattttgttcaaaatgacttttATTGTTTGAGAATATTTCATTATGTAGTGGTAGGACTTTAAAGGGTGTACACTTCTTTCGCCTCCTTttttcaaacatgtttttagggctgcacaatctatcaaaaaataaaaataaaaaataaaatatcgaTACGCGATATTGGCTCATGCAACATGCATATCGCaaaaacatgcaataagtttcatatggaattttatgcttttgtctgaatttgaccagtcagccgctaactaaaatgtgcaccgccatccaatagttgaacattatagagagctaataataattaattaacaaaaaagtaTGAGTTTGctaattttgctgcatgaaaaaatttacttctttcatcagataataaaaatgtcatgttcTTTAGGCACATATTATTTTAGgggctacaaagcaacaaaatcatccagaGGTAAATATATTCTCATATTGTATAtaccgtaattgccggactataagccgcgacttttttcacacgctttctCCCTGTGGCTTAtgcaatgatgcggctaatatatgtATTATCTCTGACGGCCGCCAGGGGCGCTCATACAGAAAAattaagagtgagacaggtagAATATATGTTTCGAGGAAGAcgtttaatgtaacttggcgctttgtgcatgattaaaattagcatgaacagaccctcatcatggaaaatacaagaagtctcagtcttAGTGACTTTTactggtatgttatttttaacctgcCCTGTTAGTTTCAACCGTATTGtatccttaggtgtgcttgtgagtgtggatggccctatgattggctggcagccagtccagggtgtaccgccgactgcccaaagccagctgagataggctccatcacccctcacgacccttgtgaggaataagcggtcaagaaaatggatggatggattttgtgtgtgtgtgtttgagaaataaaattcattcattcagtcattcattCTCATTCATTATTCTAACCAAATCGAATGCATGATTTTTGACAGCCCGGCAGCTTCAGGATAATCATCAGAGGTCTGTTTTGGATTTATTCTTGCCATAAATGGCATGTGTGCGCATCCTGTGGAGGCCCAAAAATGCATCTGGCAGCTGTGTTTATGTGCTCATAAGGACAATGAGTGGCGAGGTTCAGTCAAGAAGAACGCCCCTTGAGCTCAATGTTTTGAAACGAGAAGGAGGCTCAGGCTTTGATGCATTGGGATGCTCTGCATGGGGAGACGTACTCAGCCATGTGGGAGGACAGCTTTGCTTATAATATTCAAGAcaggatgtttttatttttgtagtgtGTGATTGCATGGAGTAAGGGTGCTTGTCCGTGACCCACAAAGGGGATGTGCTTGTTTATGTATGTGAGTGATTGAGAATGAGCTTCACATGTTGAATGGATAAATGTTTAATGGTTcgtaaaagcaaataaatatgtGTATTTAAGTTTACATTTGACCATATGCGtagaaaaaatattagtgtctgtCTGAGCATGATGTATTCCCAGTGCTGGGGCAAGGGTGGACACAGCAGACATTTTCATCTGGTTCGGTACACCTGTGCAATATGTTGAAgcgaaagtcaagtcaaaatttTTGTTTACAATCTAGTCTATGTtcactcactagtctaaacatgacattctgattaatattacgtttgtagaatatgaatcaaatcaggggcagccattttgccaactgttgactgaaaatgacgtcaccgtTGCTCAGGgtatcgaccaatcacagctcacctcttttctgatTTTCTGATTTTGGTGACGTGACATTCCCAAGCTGggttgtgattggtcgttatctgaggCCTGGGCTACAGTGATGCCATTTTcgggtcgacagcaagtggcaaaatggccgcccagtAAGATGGATAAAAGAGTGTGGATTTTGCAGCTTCATTCACAttcaacaaacacaatattaatcagaatacagtgtttagaacatattgtaaagaaaaaaatggactcCGTCTTTAAATGCTTGGTTGCAGAtcagtaaacaaaataaaaataggagtACAATTacctgttttgtatttaaaaactgtcaacatttaattttattttattaattaaggttaattacaattacattaaattagaacataactaaaacaataaatgatacTTCTTTTGCTATTAATGTACAAGCACTTTTTCTTAACCTCATCTATGAATGACCAAACCATCTGTctcttaaaaaatgaaatgcagcccttattaaattttcttttctcttaATTTCTAATAAGTTTAACTGCATTgccaggggggggaaaaaacgttaGTAAGGCAAGGTTACGTCTATTTCAGCCTCCTTGTGGTGAAACTCGTTAAATACTTCGTCCGTTGAGACAGAGATACAGTATTCTACCAAGTGGTGTAGTCCAGGGTATAAACTCATAGTTTTTAAATGAATGCATTAAGATTAAATAAAATCTACATAATTGAATGAATTCTAAAATTTATAAatgcaattaattaaaatttaataacATGGTTTAAGTAATCAAAGTGGTAAAACAAACAAGattgtgttgttttaaaatttaTGTGACTGTTTTTCATAGGAGTTATGAGAAGTTAAATGAAGAAGAAACCAGAAATAATTTAGTTGCGCGGTCTGCCGGAAATCGGAGAAGATTCCGACATTACCCTTCAGGCACTTGTGGGCCAACGCAATCGTGCATGTGTTGGTAAGTAGTCTGAGACAATTAGGGTGGCCGCttccataaggtcaaaaaggagggcacattttaaataattgtttcCTCACTATAACGAGGTTCACTTTTCATGGCTTTgctgttttgcagattttttgtgtgtaggattttgcatgttttttgggttgtttttttttacagcaatgtacctattttataaaatttatgaaagtttgaacattgagattgtttaaacaagagagaaacctgagaaaatgtaaatgcctcgatgagaaaagtgtataaactgtgtggtgaggggttttagagccttaaaacatgtataatacatgtattttttgtaatgtacaTTTTCCCTTATATTGGATTGTGGATCCAGCACCACAACCACTCAAGCTCCTCCTGTTTGCAGTGTAAAGGAAGGTagaaatattttgtaaatatgtgttatggtgatttttatttatttttattgcacaTCAGACAGCAGACGTCGATGATCCTTGGATGTCATCGTGCTGACTTGTGTTCGTGTCGCACAAAGGACAATGCTTTCACCTCTACCACACCAAAAGAAAGTTTGCGTCATAAAGGTGGACAAGATTGCACATGCACCTGTAAATAATTCAGTCTTcataattttgaaaaatgttacaatcttattttctaaattgtttgatgttatttctaattaaaaaaacacagttTATATGTTTGAcatgtaataaaaacaaaaggattgctgtcaaatttgaatttttacttGAAATGCATCTTTTCGGTTAAACTTGCCTCTCTTCTACTGCTGATTACACAAGAATAACAAATGGCAGACTAGAGACATGCGGTTTCTTTCTGATGAAAGACCAGGGTTTAcgctttcttttggtgggtccATGTGTAGGCTATATatccatagaacacaatattctataggccgtcaaaaatgagttaaaatcttGTACAATGACTGGCAGTGCCAGTATATCGGATTTACGTTAATGCGAGATGCCtaacttcctgtccggctcgtgtaatttcttcaccCCCCTCCAGCTGCGTTGCCGGTTGTGGACTTGAATGAACCGGTCAGTGGtggaaaaaaaggttggtgaccatTGGTCTATAGTCTATACCAAGGGACCACTCACTTTGCGACCGGACCGGATGACACTTGACGTCGCCCATTATCAACTGATTTGTCCACTTCTCCCTGTTTCATACGTTCTTCGTCGATCACAATGACGACTGTCGATGTAAACAAACGCAAATAACGTAGTTGTCTATTAATGTTGTTAAATCCCCTTCCCCTGTCCAGTGACCTCTTAACCGTGGCACGGAGATTGAACAAGCGGATTCTCTTTTTGTTACTTCACCACAAACTTTATTTTACATTTCCCACCAACATACAGTGCGCTCAGAGGAAGCGCCACCGCTCCCATTCACTTTCTGAACCAACACCGCCCCCCTGTGCCAAAGTGCGGCACTGCAACACTATCcctcaaaatacatttttaaagggCCAGGCTTGGCCTGTaacagtgttgttgttgtttttttaaattattttattattattattattattattattattatcgtgtGGACTATTTACTTCAGCGGCACTGTTTTAAAGTCAGCGGTgcttatatgcaacatttttttttccacttggccCTAAAGAGATGTGATTGATTATGTGATTAAAGTGAGCTTTGCTGCTGCACTTGGGTTCTTGTTCTGGGGATAAAATTACACTCCTGCTGCAGTTTTTGTGATCTTGTTTCATTGTGCTGTGAGCATAGTACAGTTGGACAGGTTCACAATTTTTAGCCATGGAACAgaagctctgcgattggctggcaaccagttcagggtgtcccccgcctactgcccaaagccagctgagataggctctagCACccccacccgcgacccttgtgaggaataagcggtcaagaaaatggatgggtggaacaGAAGCTACTGGAGAAGTGTCTGTCAAGTTACAGAGCTTATGTCACACCaccaaaaatataacaaaagttGCTACATAGGCTACTTCTTTACGTTatgcactgacctgtatatgactggatagccgccagtgcaagccgttgaagtctcagggcggccatcttgttactcccacctcccgCGCAGACTACCGGATCGGTatatgtacagatgagacatatagcTCAGGCAGTAAGGCAGGAGGCGGGTTGGGGGATTTGTGCCGAGGTgcttactatttttttaacaagtttaaaaaaataaaaaaataaaaaaataataagtggacgttatgtgctgctttgaattctttttcttttatcgctcaattCCTTAggccccaatattagatttggcagaggcatcttttgtttaattacagttagaattctttaataaaagccatcattaagcatgtaatttatacatgtatttacggcaagttgtaaaatgcatGAAGTCCTCTtatttagagagagagagagagagagagagagagagagagagagagagagagagagagagagagagagagagagagattttaacTGACATAATGCTACCATCTAGTGGTTTGTTGGTTTTATATGCTTTTcgcggcttttttttctaacccaaccctaaggattttttttttgtttgttttttgtttttaatatgaccCTAATATTATCAAACTAGTGATTCTTGTCATTGTCGTACATTTTAGGGGTTATGGACCGGGGTGATCTGTGCCGCCAACTCATTACTAAATTTTGCAATAAAGTTTTGGGGCGAAAAAAAGTCGCAGGATTATGACGTAATTGTGTGGCTCCAAGAACGCAATGGCATCTCATGCTGGCGAGCTTGAGATCGCAAAGAAGAATTTAACTGATGCAATTGGCGATAATGTAAAACAGTGAGTAGATACTTGCTGTCTGATGATGTGGGGTTTGCTTGGAACGTTTGAGAGTTTCTTTACAATTATTTCGCCCTTCCTTCGCTGTGTATAGCTGTGCTTGTGGCTAGCTTTCCCACTGCGGTGTTGCTTCTCTGTGTGTATTATTAGATATATCACCCTGTTTGGCTTCATTGTAAGGCTCCTTTATTGTTAGGGTATATTAATATACTACACTGTACTGGTAAATGTAAAATCTGGATTTATGTAAaccccatgatgttttttttttttttttagtctgtcGTGTACGACAGGTCTACTCTGTAAACtacttcaataaaaaaaagacattaataTCTCGAATCTAACGTCGTGACAGGTTAAGTGTGTGTTGATTGTTTTCTGTTCACACAGTTATTGGGCAAACCTTAAACTATGGTTCAAGCAGAAGATCAGCAAGGAAGAGTTTGATATTGAGGCACGACGTCTATTGGCACAGGAAAATGGTTTgtgcattattaataaatatggtgcttttttccccaaaccaaGTAACTTCTTTCAGATTTTACATACTCTCTTTATCTCTGTGCAGTCCGTGTTCACAATGACTTCCTCTTGGCAATTCTGACACGCTGCCAAATCATTGTATCCACTCCAGGTTAGTTGAATTAATAGTTTACTTATCTGAGGCATGTTATATTGGAGCTATATGGTCTGCAGATTAAGAGGACATGTTTTACACCAGCCAGTATTCATGCAATCGCAGCTCAATATTTGATGTGACAACTCAAATTTGATTTCTACTccatcattttcatttgactGGCAGCTTTTGGCTGCTATCTTATTAGGTTAGCTAGCAAAATTGTAAATGACATGACAGTTGAAAATCGCTGCTACAGGGTGTCTTTATAataatgttaaaattaaaaaaaaaaaattccccttcCTCCAGAGGGCACTGGGCAGTTACAATGGCAAGGTGGCTCTGCTTCAAAGCCAGGCAAACCAAAAGGAAAGAAGAAATGTTCCTCTAGACAAAAATTTGATGTGAGTAACTTACTAGAGCGAAACAAAAATGTGATGAAGTGCGAGTTAATACCGTTTCAGAATATCAGCATCGCTGTGTCTCCATCCTGTTTGCTCCTTCAGCATCGTTTCCAGCCTCAGAACCCTTTGAGTGCCGCACAGCCATTCAGCCCGCGGGAAGCGGTcggtgaagaagaagaactccGACTGAGTGCCCACACTTTGCTGTTGCCCACACGGGGACAACTGGAGGCCCGCATGATGGTGACAGCCTTTGAGCTGGGCCTGGATAATATCACGGAAGATGCGGTCAGCGCAATGTCCTGTGCAGTGGAGGTGAGTTGACGAGAGATACGGTAACACCTGGTTTAATGCAAGTGTTTGTATGTAGGGCTGTCCCAAATTTCTCTTTACAATTAGTCGATTAGTCTAAAGATTATTTTTCAACTAATTTAGTGattgttttgggtgtgtcttctcttctatttcgatgctcgaaatcgtgacgtaatttcgatcgatttcgagaaaaaaatgaaatcgtgacacccttattcAATATGCACCTTTTCTCATTTTCAATTCTATCATCTATATAGTATTGGGTTTGTGATATTTCTTAAAGACAGAGCAATACCTGATTTCCGTCTCCGCTTTATTGCAGCACCATTTGAAAGACGTTTTGACTGCTGTGATTTCCCGAAGGAAAGCATATCGCTTACGGGACGGTCATTTTCCTTACGCCTTCGGCACCGATGTCACACCGCAGCCTTATCTGAAGAACAGCCTTGCTGCCTATCACAGCGTCACTGAACGGTAAGAGCAACGCATTAACTCAATCATTCTCAGCTgtttaactggattttgactgattttgcaagccccacagaatattgtgttctattgctataaaaacatgg encodes:
- the tada1 gene encoding transcriptional adapter 1, which translates into the protein MASHAGELEIAKKNLTDAIGDNVKHYWANLKLWFKQKISKEEFDIEARRLLAQENVRVHNDFLLAILTRCQIIVSTPEGTGQLQWQGGSASKPGKPKGKKKCSSRQKFDHRFQPQNPLSAAQPFSPREAVGEEEELRLSAHTLLLPTRGQLEARMMVTAFELGLDNITEDAVSAMSCAVEHHLKDVLTAVISRRKAYRLRDGHFPYAFGTDVTPQPYLKNSLAAYHSVTERPLPSASLPAGPPPPISPDDAEQQAVHLLACSAPSLQTALPPITMFDLLEALQVHRGVMPSHTMYALNMERILSRLWHPSHEELEQDHVHRQRLAAKDGVLIS